A genomic region of Pirellulales bacterium contains the following coding sequences:
- a CDS encoding efflux RND transporter periplasmic adaptor subunit codes for MRTPIASPWPQLKAALPPLAAFLFLVGLAVWGHVTHWKLGLGDTSWTAVAGSGSTATRLAAVEQPLPALAAGPVAQGSVAEPHQVTAETMQATRIQFPTVEAVRKADIQTTAVEERAIDQEIVANGVISYDETRTAQLSARVPGTVWRIEKQLGQPVKKGDVLAIIEAMDIGKAKGELLQAVVDYQLKQGIADRLLTQQSSVPERQLEEVQAEARSAYIHLVNAQQTLLNLGLPIRIDTLEDVPDDELAGRIHFLGLPESIASTLDAETTSFSLVPLLSPLDGVVIGREISLGEIVSPSAEQFEVADISRMWILLDVRREDAGLLKLGQRVAFTVDGAGVEVTSTISWISSEINEKTRTVPVRAEVINPLVHDDQQPRQERRMLLAHSFGTGRVRVREVPAAALVPKDSVQWEGRRWVVFVKVDDTTFEARPVEVGISLRNQVEIRSGVVPGDAIATTGSHLLKSEIVRSRLASRQ; via the coding sequence ATGCGTACCCCGATTGCGAGCCCTTGGCCCCAGTTGAAGGCTGCCCTGCCCCCGCTAGCTGCCTTTTTGTTTCTCGTCGGGCTGGCCGTGTGGGGCCACGTCACTCATTGGAAACTGGGGCTCGGCGATACGTCTTGGACTGCCGTTGCTGGGTCGGGCAGCACCGCAACGCGGCTGGCCGCCGTAGAGCAGCCCCTGCCGGCGCTCGCCGCAGGCCCGGTCGCTCAAGGATCAGTGGCAGAGCCGCATCAGGTTACGGCCGAAACCATGCAGGCCACACGCATTCAATTTCCTACGGTCGAGGCCGTCCGCAAGGCCGACATCCAGACCACAGCGGTCGAAGAACGGGCCATCGATCAGGAGATCGTTGCGAACGGCGTTATTAGTTACGACGAAACGCGCACTGCCCAGTTGTCGGCACGCGTCCCCGGCACGGTCTGGAGGATCGAAAAGCAGCTCGGCCAGCCGGTTAAAAAGGGAGACGTCCTGGCCATCATCGAAGCCATGGACATCGGCAAGGCCAAGGGCGAGCTGCTACAAGCCGTCGTCGATTATCAATTAAAGCAAGGCATCGCCGATCGACTGCTCACACAGCAATCGTCTGTTCCTGAGCGCCAGCTCGAAGAGGTTCAAGCCGAAGCACGGTCCGCTTATATCCACCTGGTTAACGCCCAACAAACGTTACTTAATCTTGGCTTACCCATCCGTATCGACACCCTCGAGGACGTGCCCGACGACGAGCTGGCAGGGCGTATTCATTTTCTCGGATTGCCCGAGTCGATCGCCAGTACGCTTGATGCGGAAACGACCTCGTTCAGCCTCGTTCCGTTATTGTCACCACTGGACGGTGTGGTCATTGGCCGCGAAATCTCGCTGGGCGAGATCGTGTCTCCCTCGGCCGAACAATTTGAGGTGGCCGATATCAGCCGCATGTGGATTCTGCTGGACGTACGTAGAGAGGATGCGGGGCTACTGAAGCTTGGCCAGCGGGTGGCATTTACGGTCGATGGCGCCGGGGTTGAAGTAACCAGCACCATTTCCTGGATCAGTTCCGAGATCAACGAGAAGACCCGCACGGTCCCGGTGCGTGCCGAAGTTATCAATCCTTTGGTTCATGACGATCAGCAACCGCGCCAAGAGCGACGCATGCTGCTTGCGCACTCATTTGGCACCGGTCGGGTTCGCGTCCGCGAGGTGCCTGCGGCCGCTCTGGTTCCGAAAGACTCCGTGCAGTGGGAAGGGCGCCGCTGGGTGGTGTTCGTCAAAGTTGACGACACGACGTTTGAAGCCCGGCCCGTGGAAGTGGGCATCTCGTTGCGCAACCAGGTCGAGATTCGCAGTGGCGTCGTGCCCGGCGACGCAATCGCTACAACCGGCAGCCACTTACTAAAGTCCGAAATCGTTCGCAGCCGGCTCGCATCGCGTCAATAA